A genomic stretch from Flavobacterium nitratireducens includes:
- a CDS encoding phosphoenolpyruvate carboxylase, with amino-acid sequence MYTLPKIERFNQNVLSKYHIYNSVFITLPFDSIDNTGALLPLFTEVCDTGYKKMETPKEIFEFFSKKYLHTDVEADKIDLMFRFIQYIERQIVLFDAIEDAAFPIVNNMEGRGSLRDIKEKSEARGKNEELAEFLENFNVRTVLTAHPTQFYPGPVLGIINDLTEAIRENNLLRIKQLLAQLGKTPFINNEKPNPYDEAVSLIWYLENVFYNTVGDLMHYLETNIAPNNNIKNPIIQLGFWPGGDRDGNPFVTTDITLKVADRLRTSILKCYYFEMRNLKRKLTFSGVDVLVAELENKLYRSVFYSTGEIFITLEEFKTQLNKIKTIIIEQHQSLYVDELEALLIKVNLFGFHFATLDIRQNSKIHDAVFRDIFDFYQNNGSEVFPKNYYELSEAEKCEVLTSLNGNLNPADFKNEMTKSTIESIYAIKKIQEGNGELGANRYIISNNENAVNVLEAYALFRLSNWEDPSVDIVPLFESVDDLQNAHNVMEQLYTNPVYAEHLANRGMKQTIMLGFSDGTKDGGYLMANWSIYQAKENLTAMSRKYGIKVIFFDGRGGPPARGGGKTHKFYASLGPEIENKEIQVTVQGQTISSNFGTLDSCRHNLENLLSAGVTNQVFNKDLNKLSDDDKAIMTHLSELGYQKYLSFKNHDKFIPYLEKMSTLKYYAKTNIGSRPSKRSKSEKLDFKDLRAIPFVGSWSQLKQNVPGFYGVGSALKHFEETGQWEKVQDLYNRSLFFKTLLENSMMSLAKSFFPLTAYMRNDPEFGEFWQNIYDEFLETKRLLLKIAGHKELMENYPDGIASIQIRERIVLPLLTIQQYALLRINELNKEANPDEKLIKVYEKIVMRSLFGNTNASRNSA; translated from the coding sequence ATGTATACGCTCCCTAAAATAGAACGTTTTAACCAAAACGTTCTCTCTAAATACCATATTTACAACAGCGTTTTCATTACTTTACCTTTCGACTCTATAGATAATACAGGTGCTTTATTACCTTTATTCACAGAAGTTTGTGATACAGGTTATAAGAAAATGGAAACACCAAAGGAAATTTTTGAATTCTTCTCTAAAAAATATTTACACACTGATGTAGAGGCTGATAAAATTGATTTAATGTTTCGTTTTATTCAGTACATTGAACGTCAAATTGTATTATTTGATGCTATTGAAGATGCCGCTTTTCCTATTGTAAATAATATGGAGGGACGAGGTTCTTTGCGTGATATAAAGGAGAAATCTGAGGCTAGAGGGAAGAATGAAGAACTAGCTGAATTTCTAGAAAATTTTAATGTTAGAACAGTTTTAACAGCTCACCCAACACAATTTTACCCAGGTCCCGTATTAGGAATTATTAACGATTTGACTGAGGCTATTCGTGAAAATAATTTGTTACGTATCAAACAGCTTTTGGCACAATTAGGAAAAACACCTTTTATCAATAATGAGAAGCCAAATCCTTATGATGAAGCAGTAAGCTTAATTTGGTATTTAGAAAATGTATTCTATAATACAGTTGGAGATTTAATGCATTATTTAGAAACCAATATTGCTCCAAATAACAATATTAAAAACCCGATTATTCAACTTGGTTTCTGGCCAGGAGGAGATAGAGATGGTAATCCGTTTGTGACGACTGATATTACGTTGAAAGTAGCTGATCGTTTAAGAACTTCAATTTTGAAATGTTACTATTTTGAAATGAGAAACTTAAAACGTAAGTTAACGTTCTCAGGAGTTGATGTTTTGGTAGCTGAGCTTGAAAATAAATTATATCGTTCGGTATTTTATTCTACAGGTGAAATTTTTATTACTCTGGAAGAGTTTAAAACACAGTTGAATAAAATAAAAACAATCATTATAGAACAACATCAATCCTTGTATGTTGATGAATTAGAGGCACTTTTAATCAAAGTAAATTTATTTGGATTCCATTTTGCAACTTTAGATATTCGTCAAAATAGCAAAATTCACGATGCTGTATTTAGAGATATTTTTGATTTTTATCAAAATAACGGAAGCGAGGTTTTCCCTAAAAATTACTACGAATTATCGGAGGCTGAAAAATGTGAAGTTTTAACTAGTCTAAATGGAAATCTTAATCCAGCTGATTTTAAAAACGAGATGACTAAATCTACTATTGAGTCGATTTATGCCATTAAAAAGATTCAAGAAGGCAACGGTGAATTAGGAGCAAATCGATATATCATTAGTAATAATGAAAATGCAGTAAATGTTTTAGAAGCTTATGCATTATTTAGATTGAGTAATTGGGAAGATCCATCTGTTGATATTGTTCCTTTGTTTGAATCTGTAGATGATTTGCAAAATGCACATAATGTCATGGAGCAATTGTATACTAACCCAGTTTACGCCGAACATTTGGCTAATAGAGGAATGAAACAAACAATTATGCTTGGTTTCTCTGATGGTACAAAAGACGGCGGTTATTTAATGGCTAACTGGAGTATTTATCAGGCAAAAGAAAATCTTACTGCAATGTCCAGAAAATATGGAATTAAAGTAATATTCTTTGATGGACGTGGTGGACCACCAGCTCGTGGAGGAGGAAAAACACATAAATTTTATGCTTCTTTAGGTCCAGAAATTGAAAATAAAGAAATTCAAGTAACGGTTCAAGGACAAACAATTAGTTCTAACTTTGGAACATTAGATTCTTGCCGTCATAATTTAGAGAACTTATTAAGTGCAGGTGTAACTAACCAAGTATTCAATAAGGATTTGAATAAATTATCAGATGATGATAAAGCGATTATGACGCATTTATCGGAATTAGGATATCAAAAGTATTTGAGTTTTAAAAATCATGATAAATTTATTCCGTACTTAGAGAAAATGAGTACGTTGAAATATTATGCAAAAACGAATATTGGTAGCCGACCTTCAAAAAGAAGTAAGTCTGAAAAATTAGATTTTAAAGATTTAAGAGCAATTCCTTTCGTAGGTTCTTGGAGTCAATTGAAGCAAAACGTACCTGGTTTTTATGGAGTAGGTTCGGCTTTAAAACATTTTGAAGAAACAGGACAGTGGGAAAAAGTTCAAGATTTATACAATCGTTCTTTATTCTTTAAAACCTTGTTAGAAAACAGTATGATGTCATTGGCTAAGTCATTCTTTCCATTGACAGCCTATATGAGAAATGATCCTGAATTTGGAGAATTCTGGCAAAATATTTACGATGAGTTCTTAGAAACTAAACGTTTATTGTTGAAAATTGCGGGTCATAAAGAATTGATGGAGAATTATCCTGACGGTATTGCTTCTATCCAAATTAGAGAGCGTATTGTATTGCCATTATTGACAATCCAACAATATGCTTTATTGAGAATCAATGAATTGAATAAAGAAGCAAATCCAGATGAAAAACTAATTAAGGTTTACGAAAAAATCGTAATGCGTTCTTTATTTGGTAATACCAATGCAAGTAGAAATTCAGCTTAA
- a CDS encoding deoxyhypusine synthase family protein — protein sequence MSKGPISQFIEKHYLHFNSAALVDAAKAYEEQLAKGSKMLVSMAGAMSTAEIGKIFAEVIRQDKVQIISCTGANLEEDIMNLVAHSHYERVPHYRDLTPQDEWDLLERGLNRVTDTCIPEHEAFRRLQKHIYKIWKDADDKGERYFPHEFMYKMLLSGVLEEYYEIDLKDSWMYAAAEKNLPIIVPGWEDSTMGNIFASYVIKGELKASTMKSGIEYMTFLADWYTKNCENGIGFFQIGGGIAGDFPICVVPMLYQDMEMHDVPFWSYFCQISDSTTSYGSYSGAVPNEKITWGKLDINIPKFIIESDATIVAPLIFAYLLDL from the coding sequence ATTAGCCAAAGGTTCTAAAATGTTAGTGAGTATGGCTGGAGCAATGAGTACAGCTGAAATTGGAAAAATATTTGCAGAAGTTATTCGTCAGGATAAAGTTCAAATCATTTCTTGTACAGGAGCTAATCTTGAAGAAGATATCATGAACTTAGTAGCGCACTCACACTACGAAAGAGTACCTCACTACCGTGATTTAACGCCACAAGACGAATGGGATTTATTAGAGCGTGGTTTAAACCGTGTAACTGACACTTGTATTCCAGAACACGAAGCTTTCCGTAGATTACAAAAACACATCTACAAAATATGGAAAGATGCAGATGATAAAGGAGAACGTTATTTTCCTCATGAATTCATGTACAAAATGTTGCTTTCTGGAGTATTGGAAGAATATTACGAAATTGACTTAAAAGACAGCTGGATGTATGCTGCTGCGGAGAAAAATTTACCTATTATTGTACCAGGATGGGAAGATAGCACAATGGGTAATATTTTTGCTTCATACGTAATCAAAGGAGAATTAAAAGCTTCAACTATGAAATCAGGTATCGAATACATGACTTTCTTAGCAGATTGGTATACAAAAAATTGTGAAAACGGAATAGGTTTCTTCCAAATTGGAGGAGGTATCGCAGGAGACTTTCCTATTTGTGTAGTTCCTATGTTGTACCAAGATATGGAAATGCACGATGTTCCTTTCTGGAGCTATTTCTGTCAAATTTCAGATTCAACTACTAGTTACGGTTCGTATTCTGGAGCAGTTCCAAATGAAAAAATCACTTGGGGTAAATTAGATATCAATATACCTAAGTTTATTATTGAATCAGATGCTACCATTGTAGCGCCATTGATTTTTGCTTATTTATTAGATTTATAA
- the recQ gene encoding DNA helicase RecQ: protein MISSQILHSCLKENFGFEKFRTNQEEIINTILRGQDTLAIMPTGGGKSICFQLPALLFPGITIVISPLIALMKDQVDSLKANGISACYINSTQSEKEQQNHIQNIIDKKIKLVYVAPESLSYLENTFTLIEISLIAIDEAHCISSWGHDFRPAYTNLGYLKNRFPTTPILALTATADKATREDINNQLNLKNPAVFISSFDRKNLSLEVRPALDRVKQIIDFIETKTNESGIIYCLSRKTTEELAEKLTKAGITAKAYHAGLETELRSKTQDEFINDKCQVVCATIAFGMGIDKSNVRWVIHYNLPKNIEGYYQEIGRAGRDGLPSETILFESYGDLIQLQKFASQGQNAEIQLAKLDRMKQYADALSCRRKILLSYFGEIVTENCGNCDICNNPPAFFDGTILAQKALSAIIRLKESEPLPVIIDFLRGSKNAYIYEKEYQNLKTYGVGIETSWQDWNQYLIQLINLGYCEIAFHQQNKIRLTPLAKKVLFENEKVQLNTIKKSVPKQVEQETNKTKTVKNSLFESLRKLRYEIAQEEEVPAYVIFSDSALRQMEINRPMSEEELITIDGVGKAKLEKYGDAFIKAIIAFHKDKKVKPKKGSNTYKETLALYQEGLTPEEIAEKRKLGVSTIISHLAKLYSDGASIDLKQFVSNEEVALISAAAIQLEKPTALKPFFDYFEEKMSYEKIRVGLAIIEKEENVM, encoded by the coding sequence ATGATTAGTTCTCAAATACTACATTCTTGTCTTAAGGAAAATTTCGGATTTGAAAAATTCAGAACCAATCAAGAGGAAATAATCAACACTATTTTAAGAGGACAAGATACCTTAGCTATCATGCCAACAGGTGGAGGAAAATCCATTTGTTTCCAATTACCAGCACTATTATTTCCAGGAATCACCATTGTAATTTCGCCATTAATTGCTTTAATGAAAGATCAAGTGGATAGCTTGAAAGCAAACGGAATTAGCGCCTGTTATATTAACAGTACTCAATCTGAAAAAGAACAACAAAACCATATTCAAAATATTATTGACAAAAAAATCAAGCTAGTATACGTTGCCCCCGAGAGTTTATCTTATCTCGAAAATACGTTTACTCTGATTGAAATAAGTCTAATTGCAATAGACGAAGCCCATTGTATTTCGTCATGGGGACACGATTTTAGACCTGCTTATACCAATTTGGGTTATCTTAAAAACCGCTTCCCTACCACTCCTATTCTTGCTTTAACTGCAACAGCTGATAAAGCTACACGCGAAGATATTAACAACCAACTAAATTTAAAAAATCCAGCTGTTTTTATTTCATCCTTTGATCGAAAAAATCTAAGTTTAGAAGTTCGACCAGCTTTAGACAGAGTTAAACAAATCATTGATTTTATAGAAACGAAAACTAATGAATCGGGAATTATATATTGTTTGAGTCGAAAAACAACCGAAGAGCTTGCTGAAAAACTAACCAAAGCAGGTATTACAGCAAAAGCTTATCATGCAGGCTTAGAAACAGAACTTCGTTCAAAAACTCAAGACGAATTTATTAATGACAAATGCCAAGTGGTTTGTGCAACTATCGCCTTTGGTATGGGAATTGACAAATCGAATGTTCGTTGGGTCATTCATTATAATTTACCCAAAAATATTGAAGGTTATTATCAGGAAATAGGACGAGCCGGTCGTGATGGTTTGCCTTCTGAAACCATATTATTTGAAAGCTATGGTGATTTGATTCAACTACAAAAATTTGCTTCTCAAGGTCAAAACGCCGAAATCCAGTTAGCAAAATTGGACAGAATGAAACAATATGCCGATGCTTTAAGTTGCCGACGTAAAATATTGCTTTCTTATTTTGGAGAAATTGTAACCGAAAATTGTGGTAACTGTGATATTTGCAATAATCCCCCAGCCTTTTTTGATGGAACTATTTTAGCACAGAAAGCACTTTCTGCAATTATCCGTTTGAAAGAATCAGAACCGCTACCGGTAATTATCGATTTTTTGCGAGGTTCTAAAAATGCTTACATCTACGAAAAAGAATATCAAAATTTAAAAACATATGGCGTAGGAATAGAAACTTCTTGGCAAGACTGGAACCAATACCTAATTCAATTGATTAATCTTGGTTATTGTGAAATAGCCTTTCATCAGCAAAATAAAATTCGTTTGACTCCATTGGCTAAGAAAGTACTATTCGAAAACGAAAAAGTACAACTCAATACTATTAAAAAGTCAGTTCCAAAACAAGTCGAACAAGAGACTAACAAAACAAAAACGGTAAAGAATTCATTATTTGAAAGCTTACGCAAATTACGTTATGAAATTGCCCAAGAAGAAGAGGTTCCTGCCTATGTCATTTTTAGCGATTCGGCTTTACGCCAAATGGAAATCAATCGTCCTATGAGTGAAGAAGAATTGATTACAATTGACGGTGTAGGAAAAGCAAAATTGGAAAAATATGGTGATGCTTTTATTAAAGCAATTATTGCTTTTCATAAGGACAAAAAAGTCAAGCCAAAGAAAGGATCAAACACTTATAAAGAAACACTTGCTCTTTATCAGGAAGGATTAACGCCAGAAGAAATAGCCGAAAAAAGAAAATTAGGTGTTAGCACTATTATTTCGCATTTAGCAAAATTATATTCCGACGGCGCTTCAATAGACTTAAAACAATTTGTTTCTAATGAAGAAGTTGCTCTAATTTCAGCAGCAGCTATTCAATTAGAAAAACCAACAGCATTGAAACCCTTTTTTGATTATTTTGAAGAAAAAATGAGTTACGAAAAAATCCGAGTGGGATTAGCCATAATTGAAAAAGAAGAAAATGTAATGTAA
- a CDS encoding DNA primase encodes MRRVIVEYAKLTNEILNLLVEKFPDGYDDEDIIRFKNAKNELVEAVEVRTEDTIYLVKVSTKLADRIENFDEDDDIDDVIEPIAPIKGLDLDDDISDDDDDDDDSDKPELDEDDEDGDDKDIADDDDEDDED; translated from the coding sequence ATGAGAAGAGTTATTGTTGAGTATGCTAAATTAACAAACGAAATTTTAAACTTATTGGTTGAAAAATTTCCTGATGGATATGACGACGAAGATATCATCCGTTTTAAAAATGCAAAAAACGAATTAGTTGAGGCTGTTGAAGTTCGTACTGAAGACACAATCTACCTAGTAAAAGTGAGTACTAAACTTGCTGATAGAATTGAGAATTTTGACGAAGACGATGATATTGACGATGTAATTGAACCTATTGCACCAATCAAAGGTTTAGATTTGGATGACGATATTAGTGACGACGATGATGACGATGATGATAGCGATAAGCCAGAACTTGACGAAGATGATGAAGATGGTGACGACAAAGATATCGCAGATGATGACGATGAGGATGACGAAGATTAA
- a CDS encoding DNA-deoxyinosine glycosylase — translation MIRSFPPFINYETEILILGTMPGIASLEKQEYYAHPRNHFWKIIYTLFDQLPVSSIFEEKIKLLRNNKIGIWDVLENCERKGSLDIHIKNHQPNDFESLFKEYPQIRTIIFNGKESHKYFLKSFGQIKGITYRVMPSTSPANTMSFENKLITWSSCFKDL, via the coding sequence ATGATTCGCTCCTTTCCTCCTTTCATAAACTATGAAACTGAAATTCTTATCCTCGGCACTATGCCAGGAATTGCTTCATTAGAAAAACAAGAATATTATGCCCATCCGCGAAATCATTTTTGGAAAATTATCTATACGCTTTTTGACCAATTACCGGTTTCTTCCATTTTTGAAGAAAAAATTAAACTTTTGAGAAACAACAAAATTGGAATTTGGGATGTCTTGGAAAATTGTGAGCGAAAAGGAAGTTTAGATATTCACATCAAAAATCACCAGCCGAATGATTTTGAAAGTTTATTCAAAGAATACCCTCAAATTAGAACTATCATTTTCAATGGAAAGGAAAGCCATAAATACTTCCTAAAAAGTTTCGGACAAATAAAAGGCATTACGTATCGTGTAATGCCTTCTACTAGTCCTGCTAATACAATGTCTTTTGAAAACAAATTAATAACTTGGTCAAGTTGCTTTAAAGACTTATAA
- a CDS encoding DinB family protein, whose translation MKRSDVPENEYSKFNATYIQAAGDEDLYEDLEISLHAFIRFVQDIPMDKFDYRYADGKWTIKEIIQHIIDTERVFSYRALRISRNDKTPLPGFDENEFALNTNANDRHLQSLLTELSIVRQGTLALFKSFSEEQLKRIGIASDNQISVRAIGFIIIGHQKHHQKVFQEKYL comes from the coding sequence ATGAAACGTAGTGATGTTCCAGAAAACGAATATTCAAAATTTAATGCTACTTACATACAAGCAGCAGGCGATGAAGATTTATATGAAGACTTAGAAATAAGTCTTCATGCTTTTATTCGTTTTGTTCAGGATATTCCAATGGATAAATTTGATTATCGTTATGCCGATGGCAAATGGACAATCAAAGAAATTATTCAGCATATAATTGATACGGAGCGTGTTTTTAGTTATCGTGCTTTACGAATTTCGAGAAACGACAAAACGCCTTTACCCGGCTTTGATGAAAATGAGTTTGCATTGAATACCAATGCAAACGATAGACATTTGCAAAGTTTGTTAACGGAATTATCGATAGTTCGTCAGGGGACTTTGGCGCTTTTTAAAAGTTTTTCAGAAGAACAATTAAAAAGAATCGGAATTGCTTCGGATAATCAAATTTCAGTTCGTGCTATTGGTTTTATTATTATTGGACATCAAAAACACCATCAAAAAGTGTTTCAGGAAAAATATTTATAA